Proteins encoded by one window of Thunnus thynnus chromosome 3, fThuThy2.1, whole genome shotgun sequence:
- the tmem109 gene encoding voltage-gated monoatomic cation channel TMEM109 translates to MFSHSTQKFFSGLCSLCTLSALLLSVSGENVFESRSGMIQELRAALADLAGEGRTYLGKLAGEQTVLSVQKAFSQVLGVIAGSLASGVNVLLQYVTHFLQAAGIQVGIPVNKVTPEGLIFVAQWVLMALIGYCLISLAFRLVASTLRRALWLLKVGIALACFGLILSDHSVGTETMAVRLAVLVCICVLLGVGTVRGSNVEDKTTHLAEQVKILERRLREMERSRRTEE, encoded by the exons ATGTTTTCCCATTCAACACAAAAATTCTTCAGCGGGCTGTGTTCGCTGTGCACACTGAGCGCACTGCTGCTTTCTGTTTCGGGGGAGAACGTGTTCGAGAGTCGTTCCGGAATGATCCAGGAGCTCCGGGCAGCCCTGGCTGACCTGGCCGGGGAGGGGAGGACTTACCTGGGCAAGCTGGCCGGAGAGCAGACGGTGCTGTCGGTACAGAAG GCGTTCTCTCAGGTTTTGGGGGTCATTGCAGGAAGTTTGGCCAGTGGTGTGAACGTACTCttacaatatgttacacacttCCTCCAGGCTGCTGGAATCCAAG TTGGCATCCCAGTTAACAAGGTGACCCCAGAGGGGCTGATTTTTGTTGCCCAGTGGGTTCTCATGGCTCTCATTGGCTACTGCCTGATCTCCCTCGCCTTCCGATTGGTTGCCTCCACTCTGAGGCGGGCCCTATGGCTGCTGAAAGTGGGCATAGCTCTGGCCTGTTTTGGATTGATCCTGAGCGATCACAGTGTGGGCACAGAAACTATGGCAGTGCGACTGGCTGTCCTTGTGTGCATCTGCGTGCTGTTGGGTGTCGGGACTGTGAGGGGATCTAATGTGGAAGATAAGACCACTCACCTGGCAGAGCAGGTGAAGATCCTGGAGAGACGgttgagagagatggagaggtcAAGGAGGACGGAGGAGTGA